The sequence below is a genomic window from Rattus rattus isolate New Zealand chromosome 3, Rrattus_CSIRO_v1, whole genome shotgun sequence.
GGTACTCAGCTCCTGTTGGACACTTGTGTGGAAGCCAGCGTGCCAGCCTTCATCTATAGCAGCTCAACAACTGTGGCTGGACCAAACTCCTACAAGGAGACCATCCTGAACGACCGTGAGGAAGAGCATCGTGAAAGCACATGGCCTGATCCATACCCATACAGCAAAAGGATGGCCGAGAAGGCAGTGCTGGCAGCCAATGGGAGCTTCCTGAAAAATGGTGGCACTTTGCATACGTGTGCCTTAAGACTCCCATTCATCTATGGGGAAGAAAGTCAAGTCATTTCAACCGTGGTAAATAGAGCACTCAAGAACAACAGCATAATTAAGAGACATGCCACATTCTCCATAGTCAACCCAGTGTATGTGAGTAATGCAGCCTGGGCACACATTCTGGCTGCCAGGGGCCTTCGAGACCCCGAGAAGTCACAAAGCATCCAAGGACAGTTCTACTACATCTCAGATGACACCCCTCACCAAAGCTATGATGATTTAAATTATACCCTGAGCAAAGAATGGGGCTTCCGCCTTGATTCCAGTTGGAGCCTTCCTCTACCCCTACTCTACTGGCTTGCCTTCCTGCTGGAAACTGTGAGCTTCTTGCTGCGTCCAATCTACAACAATAGGCCACCCTTTAACCGCTTCATGGTCACGATCTTAAA
It includes:
- the LOC116896476 gene encoding NADPH-dependent 3-keto-steroid reductase Hsd3b5-like, with the translated sequence MPGWSCLVTGAGGFLGQRIVQILVQEKELQEVRVLYRTFSPKHKEELSSTQLLLDTCVEASVPAFIYSSSTTVAGPNSYKETILNDREEEHRESTWPDPYPYSKRMAEKAVLAANGSFLKNGGTLHTCALRLPFIYGEESQVISTVVNRALKNNSIIKRHATFSIVNPVYVSNAAWAHILAARGLRDPEKSQSIQGQFYYISDDTPHQSYDDLNYTLSKEWGFRLDSSWSLPLPLLYWLAFLLETVSFLLRPIYNNRPPFNRFMVTILNSVFTVSYKKAQRELGYEPLFSWEEAKQKISEWIGTLVEQHKETLDTTSQ